A portion of the Mesobacillus boroniphilus genome contains these proteins:
- a CDS encoding flagellin: MRINHNISALNAYRNLAVNNTNTAKSLEKLSSGLRINKASDDAAGLAISEKMRSQIRGLEMAERNALDGISLIQTAEGALSSSHDILQRMRELAVQAANDSYTDTDRAEIQKEVNQLTSELNRIGNATEFNSASLLNGSRMNTLSTNGKVFADGAGSKFDDVTGMDLTVGSELEPGSYTINVFKSPAGALLANGAETEVVELSASDLTITGSATPTFTGNGITYDRGQGNPAPALNDTITLEMLDAATFSVKDSSGTINDTYTIGEQYNNHGISFRIEDASGFVAGNKAEFTIDAESGTVGTLQQGFAAANTGNNDVTFVQPIMVTTAAEAGDWNLTKNGADWLVKFTPAGGSTPTVSDTVGETGLYDNHGISFQFASADMADGDKITFSTTGAQPFYKYSVEMGGVEQVVAPSVADGVEPIVMAFDVTEGLSLNSLGLKEGSFSFEIQEVTTGKDGSLNFQIGANAGQSVTLEVNDMRAKALKVSADTAGETSVTLQNGTQQKVWYTTAADVNDGVSAENTEFAVDVTSHEKAQAAITVFSDAIQQVSSERARLGSIQNRLEHTVNNLRTMTENVTSSESRIRDLDMAKEMSTFTKNNILNQAAQAMLSQANQMPQGVLQLLK; the protein is encoded by the coding sequence ATGAGAATCAACCATAATATTTCCGCATTGAACGCATACCGCAATTTGGCGGTTAACAATACAAACACAGCGAAGAGCCTCGAAAAATTATCTTCTGGTCTTCGCATCAACAAAGCTTCCGATGATGCAGCAGGTCTCGCCATCTCTGAAAAAATGCGCTCGCAGATCCGCGGCCTGGAAATGGCGGAAAGAAATGCACTGGACGGCATCTCTTTGATCCAGACAGCTGAAGGGGCACTATCTTCTTCCCATGATATTTTACAGCGTATGCGTGAGCTTGCCGTACAGGCAGCAAACGACTCTTACACAGATACAGACCGTGCTGAAATCCAGAAGGAAGTAAACCAGTTGACTTCCGAGCTTAATAGAATCGGGAATGCGACTGAGTTTAACAGTGCATCTCTTCTGAATGGAAGCAGGATGAACACTCTATCCACAAATGGAAAAGTATTTGCAGATGGAGCGGGAAGCAAGTTTGATGATGTGACGGGCATGGACCTTACAGTCGGCAGCGAGCTTGAGCCAGGCAGCTATACAATCAATGTGTTCAAGTCGCCGGCGGGGGCATTGCTAGCGAATGGAGCAGAAACAGAAGTGGTTGAACTTTCTGCTAGTGATTTGACGATTACTGGCTCTGCAACACCTACATTTACTGGAAATGGCATAACTTATGACCGTGGCCAGGGAAATCCGGCACCAGCTCTGAATGATACAATCACTCTTGAAATGCTTGACGCTGCTACTTTTAGCGTGAAAGACAGCTCAGGCACAATCAATGATACTTACACAATCGGAGAGCAATATAACAATCACGGAATCTCTTTCCGCATTGAAGATGCCTCAGGATTCGTGGCAGGAAATAAAGCCGAATTCACTATTGATGCTGAGTCAGGCACTGTAGGTACGCTGCAGCAAGGATTCGCAGCAGCGAATACAGGTAATAATGATGTAACATTTGTGCAGCCAATCATGGTTACCACTGCAGCAGAAGCTGGCGATTGGAACCTTACAAAGAATGGTGCTGACTGGCTAGTCAAATTCACACCAGCTGGCGGAAGCACTCCTACAGTATCGGATACAGTGGGTGAAACGGGGCTTTATGACAATCACGGTATCTCATTCCAGTTTGCATCTGCAGATATGGCTGACGGAGATAAAATCACTTTCAGTACAACTGGAGCTCAGCCATTCTACAAGTATTCAGTAGAAATGGGCGGCGTTGAACAGGTAGTTGCACCAAGCGTTGCTGATGGTGTAGAACCGATTGTAATGGCATTCGATGTAACTGAAGGGTTAAGCTTGAACAGCCTTGGTTTAAAAGAAGGATCGTTCAGCTTCGAAATCCAGGAAGTAACAACTGGCAAGGATGGCTCATTGAACTTCCAGATCGGTGCGAATGCAGGACAGTCAGTTACTCTGGAAGTTAATGATATGCGTGCAAAGGCATTGAAGGTCAGCGCTGACACTGCCGGAGAAACTTCTGTCACTTTGCAAAATGGAACACAACAAAAAGTTTGGTACACAACTGCTGCTGATGTAAATGATGGAGTTTCCGCTGAAAACACAGAATTCGCAGTAGACGTAACTTCTCATGAAAAAGCTCAGGCTGCGATCACGGTATTCTCTGATGCTATCCAGCAGGTATCATCCGAGCGTGCGCGTCTTGGATCGATTCAGAACCGTCTTGAGCACACAGTAAACAATCTGAGAACAATGACTGAGAATGTGACATCTTCCGAATCACGTATCCGTGACCTTGATATGGCAAAGGAAATGTCAACATTCACAAAGAACAACATCCTGAACCAGGCTGCACAGGCAATGCTTTCACAGGCAAACCAGATGCCTCAGGGAGTTCTTCAGCTTCTTAAATAA
- a CDS encoding YaaR family protein, whose amino-acid sequence MDIQRVTKASVNKTGMKEQVAKDSISFSEVVSQRRTDVTFERLSKKMKEIEDQGKKLVDTRSVENLKKYKKLVKDFMEDAVKNGLELKEHRGFSQRGSSKVYKLVKEVDSKLIDLTNNILDKEKKGIDLLGLVGEIEGMLINIYT is encoded by the coding sequence ATGGATATACAACGTGTTACCAAAGCTTCGGTCAATAAAACTGGAATGAAGGAGCAAGTCGCCAAGGATTCAATCTCATTCAGTGAAGTAGTCAGCCAGCGTCGCACGGATGTTACTTTTGAACGTTTGAGCAAGAAAATGAAAGAAATTGAGGATCAGGGAAAAAAACTGGTGGATACCAGGTCAGTCGAGAACCTGAAAAAATATAAAAAACTCGTTAAAGATTTCATGGAAGACGCGGTAAAAAACGGACTTGAGTTAAAAGAGCACCGGGGCTTCAGCCAGCGTGGTTCTTCAAAAGTTTACAAGCTTGTAAAAGAAGTGGACAGCAAACTCATTGACTTAACTAACAATATCCTCGATAAAGAGAAAAAGGGAATTGATTTGTTGGGACTTGTTGGCGAAATCGAGGGTATGCTCATCAATATTTATACGTAA
- the flaG gene encoding flagellar protein FlaG, with translation MINRLSSDTPGTYIYETIKTKIDNIGAQAEPEKNPGPIPAEEGIQTVPKEKLEGVVEGLNKYLSQSQTSLKFQYHEKLQEYYVTLVDEKTKEVVREIPPKKMLDFYAAMTEFLGLIVDKKI, from the coding sequence ATGATTAACCGTCTCTCTTCAGATACACCTGGTACATACATCTACGAAACGATTAAGACGAAAATTGATAACATCGGTGCGCAAGCCGAACCCGAAAAGAATCCGGGCCCTATTCCTGCTGAGGAAGGGATACAGACTGTTCCAAAAGAAAAACTTGAAGGTGTAGTTGAGGGGCTGAATAAATACCTTTCACAAAGCCAGACTTCATTAAAATTCCAATATCATGAAAAGTTGCAGGAATACTATGTAACTTTAGTAGATGAAAAAACAAAGGAAGTTGTCAGGGAAATCCCGCCGAAGAAAATGCTGGATTTTTACGCGGCAATGACGGAATTCCTAGGACTAATAGTAGATAAAAAGATTTAA
- a CDS encoding EscU/YscU/HrcU family type III secretion system export apparatus switch protein, whose amino-acid sequence MNNLYFNQINRRVANGPSAAVIKYDEEQGKSPTVVAQGTGAVAEKIIEMAKKNNVHLQEDSSLLQDLLDIDLGDSVPPQLYGVVAEIFILLEELEKNY is encoded by the coding sequence ATGAATAATCTTTATTTTAACCAAATCAATCGCAGAGTGGCGAACGGGCCTTCTGCGGCTGTTATTAAATATGACGAGGAGCAGGGGAAATCTCCGACGGTCGTTGCGCAGGGAACTGGTGCAGTGGCTGAAAAGATCATCGAAATGGCAAAGAAAAATAATGTCCATCTCCAGGAAGATTCCTCCCTGCTGCAGGACCTGCTTGATATCGACCTTGGGGATTCCGTACCCCCGCAACTATACGGAGTCGTTGCCGAGATTTTTATTTTGCTGGAAGAATTAGAGAAAAACTATTAA
- a CDS encoding OmpL47-type beta-barrel domain-containing protein has translation MERQFYRKLTILALFLMFSQVFYPLGNALASTSVLPPSNLAAQLVTPDDVKLTWSGVYGATGYNIYEITEGQLILRDKTTATSYNFNNLAEGSYRYVVSTLSAEGESGPSAPVSVGIVYPEMVGPTTLSKAVSNGNDITLSWPASTYADQYHIYQLSDDGQKSLIASQTSRSYKITNAPEGSFTYAVTASNSLYGESELSPYVKVDIVYPTMNVPNNFSYTITNGNDVTLKWDTVSYATDYKVYEITTEGKVLRNTVAGTTLKFTNAPAGEYVYEVHSNSDRFGESAEGSRVSVTIGEIVMTAPENFIYELKNINDIYLKWDSVAYATGYNIYEIVNGEKLLKSEKVTGTSITYLKSEAGNHTYVIHSFSDRFGESDEGSRVDLSIDQVTMEAPANFTHEIQNGNDIVLNWETSPNATGYKIYQVVDGQKVYKATVSDTSYTFAKMPAGEYTYEIHSYSSRFGESLKGRQLSVTLVLPVIKAPSNLKETIINETDFTLTWDLAEYADSYRIYQMVDGQKKYVAAVSNSSKGFTSMPSGEYTYIVYSYSSRFGLSDEGSQLTFTLKGKTMLPPENPAYTVTNGNDIKLNWTAAENATGYKVYQVVGSEKVLKKTITGTVTSFLNLPAGDYHFVIHSNSTLFGESNEGSDLKFQLVHPVMEAPVEVNQSVRNGNDLVLSWTEVEYADNYKVYEIVNNEKVLKYEGSALAKVIYKVPAGNHTYIVHSFSNRFGESIAGKQLTVTIQDYTMDPPEITNQTVTNVNTLKLEWAPVGYATKYNIYEIINGEKTLKTTVTGTTATIFNISEGEHYYQVHSFSDRFGESPEGTAVPVDIVFPEIKSPESLNNEIKKGNDVVLSWSATDFATNYMVYELIGEEKILKTTVAGLTTTLVNVSEGNHTYIVHTYSSRFGESPEGNSLVVSVIYPTMEAPDNFSNSVTNGNDVILTWEKADYATNYKVYQIVDNQKVLKSTVTGTSVTYENLPEGNYEYEIHSYSNRFGESPEGKSLTLEMVHPIMQAPENLTHTISNGNDITLNWSGASYATGYKVFQIINGEKVWKKTVFGTSVSFTNMPEEDYEFEVHSFSNRFGESLAASEYSFNLVHPTMQKPENFYQTILNGNDIRLRWSAAEYATGYKIYRITDGQKELVKTLSGLITTFVNMPEGDYQYEIHSFSDRFGESPEGTKLTFNLTWPEVETPVLSGTIFNVNNITLTWPATAWADEYRVYQITDGNRVLVTKGTSRSVKVYNLTEKTHSFEVVSYNTRFGESKPSNLVTETIVYPEMETPKANLILLSDTSARIYWDFVTYANGYNIYEIIDGKPVLVAEKVNNLSYTLTNLSYANHLYYVTSYSNSFGESDPSETVLAKLIIDEEAPVTTLDASADWTNKVVTVNLSATDNETGVDATYYSIDGSDFVKGTTFTVEDEGVHKVSFYSIDKVGNKEEIKSTDVKIDKTQPETSSDLSDNWATADVVVKLSAADQLSSVAKTYYSVDGTEFAEGDTFTVSGDGIHNVKFFSVDHAGNVEDVQSKTVKIDSQTPMTKSNIEDKWYQDVVTVELTATDDLSGVAATYYSLDGLNFTEATEITLEADGIYKVSYYSVDEAGSIEETQTQTVKIDSEAPVTSDNVSDIWYNADVEVVLSAKDNLSTVDKTYYSINGSVFIEGTSFDVSEEGINEVMYYSVDKAGNKEEAKTTQVKIDKSAPTISADLQEEYKLGSDFTISYTAADEHSGVASEEVTINGVAYKNGDTMTLDNPGVYTLNIKVTDHAGWTTTVEKEFVVYIPATLEVLPKVIKGNKGIFTVKANLPAEFARSSFDVPTATLNGVAPKVDNNGLFKQADKGHFKFEREDFDWKPGKVELEFRAYLDNGYLVVGSTIVDVK, from the coding sequence ATGGAAAGACAGTTTTACAGGAAATTGACTATTCTTGCATTATTCCTTATGTTTTCTCAAGTTTTTTATCCACTTGGTAATGCACTAGCTTCAACAAGTGTTCTCCCTCCTAGTAATCTGGCAGCCCAACTGGTTACCCCAGATGATGTGAAACTCACATGGAGTGGAGTATATGGTGCGACTGGCTATAACATATACGAAATTACAGAAGGCCAACTAATATTACGTGATAAAACTACAGCTACGAGTTATAACTTTAATAATCTAGCAGAAGGATCGTACAGGTATGTGGTTTCAACACTTAGTGCAGAAGGAGAATCCGGACCTAGTGCTCCTGTATCTGTCGGTATCGTTTATCCTGAGATGGTTGGACCGACCACTCTTTCCAAGGCAGTATCCAACGGAAATGATATTACTTTAAGCTGGCCTGCATCAACATATGCTGACCAATATCATATTTATCAACTTTCGGATGATGGCCAAAAATCTTTAATTGCATCACAAACATCAAGATCATATAAGATTACCAATGCTCCTGAAGGAAGCTTTACCTATGCTGTAACTGCGTCCAACTCCTTGTATGGAGAGTCGGAGCTTTCTCCGTATGTAAAAGTGGATATTGTATATCCAACAATGAATGTTCCAAATAACTTTAGTTATACGATAACAAATGGAAATGATGTAACCCTTAAATGGGATACAGTCTCATATGCAACAGACTATAAAGTATATGAGATTACTACAGAAGGAAAAGTTTTAAGAAACACAGTTGCAGGTACAACGCTAAAATTTACTAATGCTCCAGCAGGTGAATACGTCTACGAAGTTCACTCGAACAGTGACCGGTTCGGAGAGTCAGCAGAGGGTAGCCGAGTGTCAGTCACTATTGGTGAAATTGTCATGACAGCTCCTGAAAATTTCATCTATGAACTTAAGAACATTAATGATATCTATCTGAAATGGGATAGTGTTGCCTATGCAACCGGCTACAATATCTATGAAATAGTTAACGGGGAAAAACTATTAAAAAGTGAAAAAGTGACTGGTACAAGTATTACATATTTAAAATCAGAAGCAGGGAATCATACTTATGTGATTCACTCGTTTAGTGACCGATTTGGCGAGTCTGACGAAGGCAGCCGGGTAGACTTATCTATCGATCAGGTAACGATGGAAGCACCAGCTAATTTTACACATGAAATCCAAAATGGGAATGATATCGTTTTAAACTGGGAAACCTCTCCAAATGCTACAGGGTATAAAATCTATCAGGTAGTGGATGGTCAAAAGGTATACAAAGCAACTGTTTCAGATACTTCTTACACGTTCGCAAAAATGCCAGCCGGTGAATACACTTACGAAATTCACTCATACTCAAGCAGATTCGGTGAATCCCTAAAGGGGAGGCAGCTTTCAGTTACACTCGTACTACCAGTAATAAAAGCCCCTTCCAATTTAAAAGAGACTATCATAAACGAAACTGATTTCACTTTAACTTGGGACTTAGCTGAATATGCGGATAGTTACAGGATATATCAAATGGTTGATGGTCAAAAAAAATATGTTGCTGCTGTTAGTAATTCAAGTAAAGGATTTACAAGCATGCCGTCTGGAGAGTATACATATATCGTTTACTCATACTCCTCTCGTTTTGGTCTATCAGACGAAGGGTCACAACTGACGTTTACCTTAAAAGGAAAAACTATGCTTCCTCCTGAAAATCCTGCTTATACAGTCACAAATGGCAATGACATTAAGCTCAATTGGACTGCTGCAGAGAATGCAACAGGATACAAAGTATACCAGGTAGTAGGCAGTGAAAAGGTTTTAAAGAAAACAATAACCGGAACGGTTACAAGCTTCTTAAACTTACCTGCTGGCGATTATCATTTTGTCATTCATTCAAACTCTACACTTTTTGGTGAGTCGAACGAAGGTTCTGACCTGAAATTCCAATTGGTCCATCCAGTGATGGAAGCACCTGTGGAAGTAAACCAAAGTGTAAGAAATGGCAATGACCTTGTTCTAAGCTGGACAGAGGTTGAATATGCAGACAACTACAAAGTATATGAAATAGTTAACAATGAGAAAGTATTGAAGTATGAAGGTTCTGCATTAGCAAAGGTTATTTATAAAGTGCCAGCAGGAAACCATACTTACATAGTCCATTCTTTCAGTAACCGGTTCGGAGAATCAATAGCAGGTAAACAATTAACGGTAACTATACAAGACTACACTATGGATCCACCTGAGATTACAAATCAGACTGTTACAAATGTTAATACTCTAAAACTCGAATGGGCACCTGTTGGATATGCAACAAAATACAATATATATGAAATTATTAACGGAGAAAAAACACTCAAAACTACAGTAACAGGTACTACCGCAACAATTTTTAATATTTCTGAGGGAGAACATTACTACCAAGTTCATTCTTTTAGTGATCGATTTGGCGAGTCACCAGAGGGTACTGCAGTACCAGTTGATATTGTTTTTCCCGAAATCAAGTCACCGGAGAGCTTAAATAACGAAATTAAAAAGGGTAACGATGTAGTTTTAAGTTGGTCAGCTACTGACTTTGCTACAAATTACATGGTGTATGAACTGATTGGTGAAGAGAAAATACTGAAAACAACTGTTGCAGGTTTGACGACAACACTGGTAAATGTTTCAGAAGGGAACCATACTTATATTGTTCATACTTATAGTTCAAGGTTTGGAGAATCTCCAGAAGGGAACAGCCTTGTAGTTTCTGTTATATATCCAACAATGGAGGCTCCTGATAACTTTTCTAATAGTGTTACAAATGGGAATGATGTTATCTTAACATGGGAAAAAGCTGATTATGCAACGAACTATAAAGTCTATCAGATTGTTGATAATCAAAAAGTTTTAAAAAGTACTGTAACTGGTACTTCTGTAACATACGAAAATCTTCCTGAAGGTAATTATGAATACGAGATACATTCGTATAGCAACCGTTTTGGTGAATCACCAGAAGGTAAATCATTAACCCTTGAAATGGTTCACCCGATCATGCAAGCGCCAGAAAATCTGACACACACCATATCAAATGGAAATGATATTACACTTAACTGGAGTGGCGCTTCGTATGCCACCGGTTATAAAGTGTTTCAAATAATCAATGGTGAAAAAGTTTGGAAGAAAACAGTCTTCGGAACTTCAGTAAGTTTCACTAATATGCCTGAAGAAGATTATGAATTCGAGGTTCATTCATTTAGTAATCGTTTTGGCGAGTCCCTGGCAGCCTCTGAGTATTCTTTTAACCTGGTCCATCCAACAATGCAGAAACCGGAAAATTTCTATCAAACGATTCTTAATGGAAATGATATCAGGTTGCGCTGGAGTGCAGCTGAATATGCAACTGGTTATAAGATTTATCGTATAACCGATGGGCAAAAAGAATTAGTAAAGACTTTATCAGGATTAATCACAACCTTTGTCAATATGCCAGAGGGAGACTACCAATATGAGATTCATTCCTTTAGTGATCGATTCGGCGAATCACCGGAAGGTACAAAGCTAACTTTCAACCTAACATGGCCTGAAGTGGAAACACCAGTTTTGTCTGGAACAATTTTTAACGTAAACAATATTACGTTGACCTGGCCAGCAACAGCCTGGGCAGACGAATACAGGGTTTATCAGATAACAGATGGTAATAGAGTATTAGTTACTAAGGGTACATCAAGAAGTGTTAAAGTATATAATTTAACTGAAAAAACTCATTCATTCGAGGTAGTTTCCTATAATACTCGCTTTGGAGAATCCAAACCTTCGAATCTGGTGACAGAAACAATTGTTTACCCTGAGATGGAAACACCTAAAGCAAACTTGATTTTGCTAAGTGACACTAGCGCAAGAATCTACTGGGATTTTGTTACTTATGCAAATGGGTACAATATTTATGAAATCATTGACGGGAAGCCAGTACTTGTAGCTGAGAAAGTCAATAATCTGTCATATACATTGACAAACCTTTCGTACGCTAACCACCTATACTATGTAACCTCCTACAGCAACTCGTTCGGTGAGTCCGATCCATCCGAAACGGTACTAGCAAAGTTGATCATCGACGAGGAAGCACCTGTCACTACTTTGGATGCTTCTGCAGATTGGACTAACAAAGTCGTGACGGTTAATTTGTCGGCTACAGACAATGAAACTGGCGTAGATGCGACATATTATTCTATCGACGGTTCAGACTTTGTTAAAGGCACGACTTTTACAGTAGAAGATGAAGGAGTACACAAGGTATCTTTCTATTCGATTGATAAAGTAGGCAATAAAGAGGAAATTAAATCTACTGATGTTAAAATCGACAAGACTCAGCCTGAAACATCTTCGGATCTCAGTGATAACTGGGCAACGGCAGATGTGGTGGTTAAGTTATCTGCAGCGGATCAGCTGAGCAGTGTGGCTAAGACATACTACTCTGTAGACGGAACTGAATTTGCTGAAGGTGATACGTTTACAGTATCAGGCGACGGAATTCACAACGTGAAGTTTTTCAGCGTTGATCATGCAGGCAATGTTGAAGATGTTCAATCTAAGACAGTTAAAATTGACAGCCAGACACCAATGACAAAGTCCAACATTGAAGATAAATGGTATCAAGATGTAGTAACAGTCGAACTGACTGCAACAGATGACTTAAGTGGAGTTGCTGCAACTTACTATTCATTAGATGGTTTGAATTTCACTGAAGCTACTGAGATCACGCTTGAAGCTGACGGCATTTACAAAGTTTCCTATTACAGTGTCGATGAAGCAGGCAGCATTGAAGAAACTCAAACGCAAACTGTTAAAATTGACAGTGAAGCTCCAGTAACCTCGGACAATGTATCGGATATTTGGTACAACGCCGATGTTGAAGTAGTATTGAGCGCCAAGGACAACTTAAGCACAGTTGACAAAACATACTATTCTATCAACGGCTCAGTGTTCATTGAAGGTACAAGCTTCGATGTATCAGAAGAAGGCATTAATGAGGTTATGTATTACAGCGTTGACAAAGCTGGAAATAAAGAAGAAGCAAAAACAACGCAGGTTAAAATCGATAAATCAGCACCAACGATTTCTGCGGACCTGCAGGAAGAGTATAAACTTGGTTCCGATTTCACCATTTCATACACTGCAGCCGATGAACATTCTGGCGTTGCTAGCGAAGAAGTGACGATCAACGGTGTTGCCTATAAAAATGGCGATACAATGACTCTAGACAACCCAGGTGTTTATACACTAAACATCAAAGTAACTGACCATGCTGGCTGGACAACAACAGTTGAAAAGGAATTTGTCGTCTACATCCCGGCAACTCTTGAGGTGCTGCCGAAAGTCATTAAAGGCAACAAGGGCATCTTTACAGTCAAGGCGAACCTTCCGGCCGAATTTGCCCGTTCTTCATTCGATGTTCCGACAGCGACATTGAATGGAGTGGCTCCTAAGGTTGATAATAACGGCTTGTTTAAACAAGCGGATAAAGGCCATTTCAAATTCGAACGTGAGGATTTTGACTGGAAGCCGGGTAAAGTAGAATTAGAATTCAGAGCATATCTTGATAATGGTTACCTTGTGGTAGGTTCGACTATTGTCGATGTAAAATAA
- the fliS gene encoding flagellar export chaperone FliS has translation MEALTKDVIFKKSPQELTALLYEGIIDNLEQAIELINDKSYVQANAKLQRTNDILHRLGVGLKYEAGPIGQQLDMLYNYMADQIIQANLRKDTTLLREMINLIQPIAQAWSDVLRKKVNVSQSSTVRKVTAYENSVMRVQN, from the coding sequence ATGGAGGCACTGACAAAAGACGTCATCTTTAAGAAAAGCCCCCAGGAGCTAACGGCCCTCCTTTATGAAGGGATCATCGATAACCTGGAACAGGCAATTGAGCTGATCAATGATAAGTCCTATGTGCAGGCAAATGCCAAGCTGCAGCGGACAAATGATATTTTACATAGGCTTGGAGTCGGGTTGAAGTATGAGGCTGGACCGATTGGCCAGCAGCTCGACATGCTGTATAACTATATGGCTGACCAAATTATCCAGGCGAATTTGAGAAAGGACACAACCCTTCTCAGAGAAATGATCAATCTAATCCAACCCATCGCCCAGGCATGGAGCGATGTTCTAAGGAAGAAAGTGAACGTATCTCAATCCAGTACTGTACGAAAAGTGACAGCATATGAAAACAGTGTAATGAGGGTTCAAAATTAA
- a CDS encoding flagellar hook-associated protein 2, giving the protein MVRIGGLASGMDIDTLVGDLMKAERIPLNKLHQKKQIIEWQRDDYRAMNKLLADLDNFIFDGVFRQSTFSKKTVTTSNEAAVSVRNINATSNLNSSISVNRLAESANMVSSSRIGNTNFDPNGKLADQKDNFVTPYNTADTKIYIEAIGKDGSMPAAPVEITIDPANDSLNSVINKINNSNAGVVAFYDSVEGKVSITAKNSGDNTAGAEIKLSGNFLTNQLNLDTDSDIAAGASRGKVGTSAEFTINGLTTTRPTNTFVINGFEYTLKQTTGTNTVTVNSATDEEAVFKSITDFVNKYNETIAGVNSKVTEERFRKYQPLSDEEREGMTEKQAEMWDERAKSGMLRNDSILSGTLNKMRMDLYGRVGNDTDAVNDNYDQLAEIGITTSKNYLDRGKLVIDPNKLREAIKNDPNAIYKLFTNESTVESEQGIARKLRATIKNTITTIEGRAGNAMRTNAQFTLGRNLSSIDKQIDRFEDRLIKVEDRYWRQFTAMEKAIQKANEQSAYLMSQFYSG; this is encoded by the coding sequence ATGGTAAGAATCGGCGGCCTTGCAAGTGGCATGGACATCGACACGCTTGTAGGCGACTTAATGAAAGCTGAAAGAATCCCGTTGAACAAGCTGCATCAGAAGAAACAGATAATTGAATGGCAGCGAGACGATTACCGGGCGATGAATAAATTGCTCGCAGATCTTGATAATTTTATATTTGATGGCGTGTTTCGCCAATCAACTTTTTCGAAGAAGACAGTGACAACTTCGAATGAGGCAGCGGTTTCGGTAAGGAATATTAATGCCACATCGAATCTCAACTCGAGCATAAGTGTAAATAGACTTGCTGAATCAGCAAATATGGTCAGTTCCTCTAGAATTGGGAACACAAATTTTGATCCAAATGGAAAGTTAGCAGACCAGAAGGATAACTTCGTCACTCCTTATAATACGGCTGACACAAAAATCTATATTGAAGCGATTGGCAAGGATGGCAGCATGCCTGCAGCTCCAGTTGAAATTACAATTGATCCAGCAAATGATTCATTGAATTCTGTCATTAATAAAATCAATAATTCCAACGCTGGAGTAGTTGCTTTCTACGACTCAGTTGAAGGTAAAGTCTCCATTACAGCTAAAAACTCTGGGGATAACACAGCAGGTGCTGAAATAAAGCTTTCTGGCAATTTCCTGACAAATCAGCTCAATCTTGATACAGACAGTGATATTGCAGCAGGAGCATCAAGGGGAAAAGTGGGAACAAGCGCTGAATTCACGATTAATGGACTCACTACTACACGTCCAACCAACACCTTCGTCATCAACGGATTCGAATACACGTTGAAACAAACAACAGGCACAAACACTGTTACGGTCAACTCAGCCACTGATGAAGAAGCTGTTTTTAAATCGATTACCGATTTCGTTAATAAATACAATGAAACTATCGCTGGAGTCAATTCAAAGGTAACCGAGGAACGCTTCCGTAAATATCAGCCGCTTTCTGATGAGGAAAGGGAAGGGATGACTGAAAAGCAAGCGGAAATGTGGGATGAAAGAGCGAAAAGCGGGATGCTGCGCAACGATTCCATTCTCTCTGGTACTTTGAACAAGATGAGAATGGACCTTTACGGCAGAGTTGGTAATGATACTGATGCTGTTAATGATAACTACGATCAGCTGGCTGAGATAGGCATCACCACTTCCAAAAACTACTTGGACAGAGGTAAGCTTGTAATAGATCCAAACAAGCTTCGTGAAGCAATAAAAAATGATCCAAATGCAATCTATAAACTTTTTACAAACGAAAGCACAGTAGAAAGTGAACAAGGAATCGCCAGAAAATTAAGGGCAACCATTAAAAATACGATTACAACTATTGAAGGCCGTGCCGGCAACGCAATGCGCACAAATGCGCAGTTTACGCTGGGCAGGAACCTGTCATCGATTGATAAGCAAATCGATCGTTTTGAAGACCGATTGATAAAAGTTGAGGACCGCTACTGGCGCCAATTCACAGCAATGGAAAAGGCGATCCAGAAGGCGAATGAGCAATCGGCTTACCTGATGTCGCAGTTCTACAGCGGCTAA